Proteins encoded by one window of Torulaspora delbrueckii CBS 1146 chromosome 2, complete genome:
- the DPH5 gene encoding diphthine synthase (similar to Saccharomyces cerevisiae DPH5 (YLR172C); ancestral locus Anc_1.387): MLYLVGLGLSYKSDITVRGLEAVKQCSRVYLEHYTSILMAASKEELEQYYGKEVILADRELVESGSDDILRDADKEDVAFLVVGDPFGATTHTDLVLRAKRQSIPVEIVHNASVMNAVGSCGLQLYNFGQTISMVFFTDNWRPDSWYDKVLENRKIGLHTLVLLDIKVKEQSIENMARGRLIYEPPRYMSISQCCEQLLEIEETRRSKAYTPDTPAVAISRLGSSTQTFKSGSIKELAEYDSGEPLHSLVILGRQCHELELEYLLEFADDRDKFRNDVVADQEFFKPAPWVPPQEDDD; the protein is encoded by the coding sequence ATGCTTTATTTGGTTGGTCTTGGCTTGTCATACAAGTCTGATATCACCGTTCGTGGTTTGGAGGCCGTGAAGCAATGTTCTCGAGTGTATCTTGAACACTACACCAGTATCCTGATGGCTGCTTCCAAGGAGGAATTGGAACAATACTACGGGAAAGAAGTCATACTAGCCGACAGAGAATTGGTAGAGAGTGGTTCTGATGATATCCTACGCGATGCAGACAAGGAGGACGTTGCGTTCCTTGTCGTAGGTGATCCATTCGGTGCTACTACACACACCGATTTAGTTCTAAGAGCCAAGAGACAAAGCATCCCAGTGGAGATAGTGCACAACGCTTCAGTGATGAACGCAGTTGGATCGTGTGGTTTGCAACTGTACAATTTTGGTCaaacaatttcaatggtTTTCTTTACTGACAACTGGAGACCAGACTCCTGGTATGATAAGGTTTTGGAAAATAGAAAAATTGGTTTGCATACCTTGGTGTTGTTAGATATCAAGGTCAAGGAGCAAAGTATCGAAAACATGGCTCGTGGGAGACTGATCTATGAGCCACCACGTTACATGTCGATCTCGCAATGTTGTGAGCAGCTTTTGGAAATTGaggaaacaagaagaagcaaagCATACACACCTGATACTCCTGCTGTGGCTATTAGTAGGTTAGGCTCATCAACTCAGACCTTCAAATCCGGCTCTATTAAGGAGCTCGCTGAATATGATTCTGGAGAGCCATTGCATTCTCTAGTCATCCTTGGGAGGCAATGCCACGAGCTTGAGCTAGAGTACTTATTGGAATTTGCCGATGATAGAGACAAATTCAGAAACGATGTGGTCgctgatcaagaatttttcaagccTGCTCCATGGGTGCCGCCTCAggaggatgatgattaa
- the TAG1 gene encoding Tag1p (similar to Saccharomyces cerevisiae YLR173W; ancestral locus Anc_1.386) yields MNQDLETSPLLNHSRTGEVVEDINPAAAQQNEGQKGNRIKWIVIIVLLSILTSFIAYGTYFFNRLPSQDVIEESVIKVSNWQIEKIHIDGWRRGNHLDTEGGDALQLSVVARYWPDYDRWIHDNSTEMTLRDKSFYKSLSEKLVRTVCLTINNATTYDGLQIINNTVGTLQVKNEFCLDLRNNVTTPLNLTILIEPEMNNIIRVLKKLWRHEYDKLNLSSKLDISLSKQIGWAIPMARLHAVQIDWRKFLNWDSISDRVHSLRHHFDEIAIQDFSLKDSSNGFLLQATAEPLQLPPLFEWVKLPRNATLPSINWEVRVPDCKNNFTINLPSVSCSTDPLDIQETINVTVSSDIEGPLPRQLISQVCWSDEENAVTPMTMLLNSVLNASELVAVEIRGNSVAENIPDHSIVPDHVLQSFLHDVSNFPVTTNITVKSDSLIQEVTIDALKVRWVRSIFGEKKLSVSGTIIGTIALPFYKTTEQKLSVEYIKGQTKLYHQGVHFLDIPMRYWTKANSRIYEDEQECTTMMELSLSVRDDEVQIVNNLELTRILNEVVFTGESPVHIESELDIMVSSPLGEMVLMGLKGKGDTTLRS; encoded by the coding sequence ATGAATCAAGATTTGGAGACATCACCTTTGCTGAACCACTCTCGAACTGGCGAGGTGGTCGAGGATATTAATCCTGCTGCAGCTCAGCAAAATGAGGGACAAAAAGGGAATAGGATCAAATGGATTGTTAtcattgttcttctctCTATCCTCACAAGCTTTATCGCTTATGGTACATACTTTTTCAACCGTTTGCCCTCCCAAGATGTGATTGAAGAGAGCGTTATTAAGGTGTCAAACTGGcagattgaaaagattcacaTAGATGGTTGGAGAAGAGGTAATCATTTAGACACCGAAGGTGGTGATGCATTGCAGCTATCTGTCGTGGCAAGATACTGGCCCGACTATGATAGATGGATCCACGATAACTCAACAGAGATGACATTGCGTGACAAATCTTTTTACAAATCGttaagtgaaaaattagtGAGAACGGTTTGTTTGACCATCAATAATGCTACCACATATGACGGCCTACAGATAATCAATAATACAGTGGGAACTTTGCAAGTAAAGAATGAATTTTGCTTAGATCTACGCAATAACGTTACCACTCCCCTAAATTTGACAATATTAATCGAACCGGAAATGAATAATATCATTCGTGTTTTGAAAAAGCTATGGCGTCATGAATACGACAAGCTAAATTTGTCATCTAAACTCGATATCTCGCTCAGTAAGCAAATTGGTTGGGCTATACCCATGGCTCGCTTGCACGCAGTGCAGATAGACTGGAGAAAATTTTTAAACTGGGACTCTATTTCAGATAGAGTCCATAGTCTTAGGCATCACTTCGATGAAATCGCTATACAGGATTTTTCGCTAAAGGATTCTTCTAATGGGTTCCTGCTTCAAGCGACGGCCGAGCCTTTACAATTGCCTCCCCTGTTTGAATGGGTGAAGCTACCTCGAAATGCCACGTTACCTTCTATTAACTGGGAAGTGAGAGTTCCTGACTGTAAAAACAACTTCACGATAAACCTTCCAAGTGTCTCCTGCTCTACAGATCCCTTGGACATTCAAGAGACAATCAATGTTACAGTTTCTAGTGATATCGAAGGTCCTTTACCTCGTCAACTCATCTCTCAAGTCTGCTGgtcagatgaagagaacGCCGTAACGCCAATGACAATGCTATTAAACAGCGTATTAAACGCATCTGAACTCGTTGCTGTAGAAATCAGAGGTAATTCAGTGGCAGAAAATATTCCAGATCACTCCATCGTTCCGGACCATGTTTTGCAGTCTTTCTTGCACGACGTGTCTAATTTCCCTGTCACAACCAACATAACAGTAAAATCTGATAGCTTAATTCAAGAGGTCACAATCGATGCATTGAAAGTCAGATGGGTTAGGAGCAtatttggtgaaaagaagctgagCGTCTCTGGGACGATCATTGGCACCATTGCTTTACCTTTCTACAAGACGACTGAGCAAAAGCTCTCTGTTGAGTACATAAAAGGTCAGACaaaactttatcatcagGGTGTCCACTTTTTAGACATTCCTATGAGGTACTGGACGAAGGCgaattcaagaatctaTGAGGATGAGCAAGAATGCACGACCATGATGGAGCTATCGTTGAGTGTGCGAGACGACGAAGTGCAAATCGTGAACAATCTCGAACTCACCAGGATTCTAAATGAGGTAGTTTTCACGGGTGAATCGCCAGTCCATATAGAAAGTGAACTCGACATAATGGTCTCGAGTCCGCTGGGGGAAATGGTTTTGATGGGGTTGAAAGGGAAAGGTGATACGACTTTGAGGTCCTAG